Part of the Juglans regia cultivar Chandler chromosome 14, Walnut 2.0, whole genome shotgun sequence genome, AAGAAATCGAATGTTTCACTACTTGTGAATGTACCAAAAGAAGCACTGTCATTTGGAATATTTGGCAAATCAGCATCGCCATTCAAAAACTGCATCACTCTCCTCATGCTAGGCCTAGCATCTAGATTTACATGTAAGTAGAGGAGTCCTAGTTTCAAAACCAATACCATTTCCTCCACAACCTAATTACCTTCCAATCTAGGATCACTAGCATGGAGGATAGCTCCTTTGCTCCAGCACTTAAAGACCCAATCAACCAAAACTAATTCTTCAGCCATCGCCATTCGCTCTATTGGCTTCCTTCCACAAGCGACCTCTAGCATGAAAGCCCCAAAAGCATACACATCAGTGTAAGTGGTTGCCCTCCCCGTTCTAGTAAGCTCTGGAGCCATATAACCGACAGTCCCAGCCACAAGGGtagtttgtgaatttgtgtcatGGTCATATAATCTGGCAAGGCCAAAATCACCTAGCCTTCCATTCATTTCAGCATCTAATAGGATATTGCTTGCTTTTATATCTTTGTGTATAACAATTTGTTCCCACCCTTCATGGAGGTAAAGAAGGCCAGATGCTACTCCTTTGAGGATTTGAAATCTTTGAAGCCAGTTAAGGTGTCTTCTTCCATTGCTGTATAAGAACCTGTCAAGGCTTCCATGGGGCATATAATCATAGATCAAGAGGAGTTCTCCCCTGCGCCGGCAATAGCCCAAGAGCCGCACCAAGTTCCTATGTCTCAATCTTCCCATGCTAATGATCTCAGCCACAAATTCCTCCATCCCCTGTTGGGAATCATGGGAGACTCTCTTGACTGCAATTTGCTCATTAGAAGGAAGTGTTCCTCTATAAACCTTTCCAAAACCTCCTCCTCCAGTAATCTCTTTTGCTTTGAAACCTTTGGTTGCCTTGTAGAGACTCTTATAGCTGAACCTGTGAGTGCCATACTCACTTTCCCATTCTTCACGTACTTCTTCATATTTCTTCCTCCTAAAATAGTAAGCAGCTCCAATTATCGTTATCAGCAGAACCACTACTACTATAAGAAGAGCCCGGATCGCTACTATTCGTTTCTTGCGTGGGGGAAGTGTTGGGAGTCTCGAAATGTCGAGGCTTTGTGCTTGCCCACTTTTATTAAAACTCCATCCAAGAATGTAGTGGTCACTTGCAAGTGTACCTGTGGAAGCAGAGAAACCAACATACATAGATTCCAGCACGATCTCAGACAGATTGATCGGCCTTGACAAGAGTGGCCAGTTTGGTTTTGGGGTTCTAATTGGGGCCAGTGTTACATTCAACAACTTTTCTGCTTCGTCATAGTCTATCCAAAGTTGCATTGCATTCCCACTTATGAGCTCCAAGCTTATGTTCCTCCTTTCGTCATTGGAATAATATGTTTCAGGAGCTGATACAAGTGATCTTAGGTCATTCACATCAATTCCCACATGGTTTTTGTCAATATCTTCAAATTCAGGACTCTCAACAGTATCAAGCTCGATGGCCAATATGTGGTTGGACGTATGGCCATTATTTGAAAAATCGAAGAGTCCCAGGTATGCAGCTGCTGTAGCATCAAAGTTCCTCGAGGGACTAATGGTGAAGGGTATGCCATGTCCACCGAGTTCTGGTTCTTGAGGAACCATGGCAAACACAAAGTttgtagaaaatgaaagagacgAAATCGTGCTGAACTTTATAGGAAATTGGTAGAAAGCATAACCAACTTGATGGTTTGAAATATTGTTTAGCTGCAACAGACCATTACGGTGAATTTTTGCGCTTCCATCAAGAGATAGATTGGCTTGACTGAAGCCATTGTAGATGAATTGGCTTTCATCTTGAGCAAAGTACAAGGGAAAACTGGAAATATAGAGAATCGTTAGAAGATGAAGTGATCTAAGAACTGTAGCCATTGGGAAAAGTGGGAAGATGGTGCCTTTCTGTGACAGAGGTATTTCACTTGTTCAAATGTCTCAAACTCCTGAGAaattaaatgagtttttttctttgccAATGTGCCATGTTATAGTCAGCATCTATGTTCCCATtggtaattattttgatttgaagaGTAGTTTTGACAACTTCTCAATATGATTCCCCAAATGTCATTTCGATTATCCTAATATGTACTCTTTACATTTATCTACACACATGCTCATGACTTTGGATGTCCTGGTTTATTTATTCTGGGTTTCCACGAGCCGCCTTGACTTTCATTTATCTACACAAAGAACCCCACTAGATGAATGTACGCTTGATTAAGCGGTTGAGATAGAGATGATTTGTTTTCAAACGGGCTTTTCTTCTTTATGAATAGTCCTCTGGATATGCCAGCAAAAATATCTGAGTTTCCATTCCCATAGTCACGAGTGACGTCCAGGCCAACTGCCCTCCAAAGAGTATAGAGATTAGAGGAGATCTGCGATTAGCAAAGCCATTGCTTTCTATGGCAAAAACAGAACAGTCTCAACTTTTTGGTCATATCATTTTGGTCAATAACTTTAAAAGTTGTGCATGACCTTTGCTGAATCCCAAGAAACTCCAAGCAAGTGGTAATACCATTTGTAGTTTTAGCATGCCTGAAGGTCAATGGCAGAGAAAATTTGCCtttttatttatgaagaaaTAAACTCACGCTCAATGGATGTACTTTctattatattcttttaagCGTTTTAATGAGTGCTATTTTTTAGGggtctttttatttcttaaggGCTTTGGGTGGCATAAGAGGTTTTTATCTATATGATTAGTTTACAAGGTCTAGAATGGGGCAAGCTGCCACAACACTCAACTATCTAAGCCCATGAAGGATTGCTGGTGCCACTTGTTTTTTGATTTGACTTATCCACCCTGAACGTTACAGCtataaagataatttataaaaataaatttacgtatttatatgactttatataatatgttagtttactttataataaaaataattttatttttataatttaatatatcatatcaaatcacgtcagtttgtaaatttacttttatatataggaTCTTGTTAGGGTTGAAACCTTTATCTTCTAATGATACATGTATCTTAGAAATCTCTTGatttcacttttaaaaatataaattcaataacAGGAAAGGTTCACATGTCATTGCATTGATTTCGacatttttgaatttatatatctGTAGAAACAGTTTATTGGTAAAcatatacaactttttcaaacattACTGAAAATGATTTATGCAAACTACTTATTGATTCCTAAAATTACTACACAGAAAATTTTGTTTCTGTATTAACAGTTGCATTTCTCTCTCAATTGGCTTGGAGTATTCTTCcaccattttcttcttccccaactGCAATAGAGAAGAAAGACTCATGAGATATGGATTATTTTGCCATAAAGAAAAGAGGGCTACATCCATAAAGAGAGGTCGTAAAAGTAAAAattcattataaactaatgtgacttaatgtgatatgtttgatttgaagttttttttttctataaagttGATTTGacatatcacatcaatttatataagttgtggatttatttttatgaggtCTCTTTCTAAATGAATCATTTTTCAGAAGAAAAATCACACCATTTACATGATGGAGTCCATAACAGGATCATATCCTCCTACAAAGCACATATATCCATTGCACCAAGTTACTCCTTACCACCAAATATTGTATGGATCTAGCATTGTATGAGTAAGGGGTTTTTTTCCCCTATCGGCCCACAAGGCAAGCCCACGAGGGGCCACTAGGAAATAAGTTAGAAAGCCGGGCTAAGACTAATGACCCTCCTCTAAAATGAGTCAGTGGGCTTTTGCAAAATACTCGGACCATGAGAGAAACTCATCCATGAAGTAACCCACGCGTTGGGAAAATAGATAGTAGGGGCCAATGAGACTCGCCGCCTTGACACCTCCTTGATGACACCTTGCCCCAATGAACTTGCACAGGCAGGTGGACGAAAAGTATGTAGAACCCTTGATCTCCTTACAGTAGGCATGAAaggattatatttattattaataatattttgaggatttattttaaaagttatgaattattttgaaaagagagaaattatgaaaagtttatgAGCTATGgcttatagttatattaaaataGGTCTATACCATAACTCAAAGTAGATGATTGTCTTAGTGGTGTAGAATGCTTGAATTGAACAATTGAGAAAAAGTTCAAAACCCCATGGATGCATAGAGTGTATTTTTATGCTTTATACGGGTGGGCTACACTGCTGGGGTTGCGACTTGGGACTTGAACCTTGGGCAAGCCGGTTGGATGTTAGTGAAACAAAAAGTCATAACTTTTCATTTACATCATTGGTTATCTATAAATAGATTGGTGGGGAGTGAAGAATGAAAGAGAGACATGACGGCAGCTAGGGTTTCATGGCTAGGGTTtcgcgtgagagagagagagagagttgttggGGGAGTGAAGAATTGAAATCTAAAGTgagattgttttcttttttatacaaCCCAAGGTACCGGGCTTTTAATATAGAACCCGAGTTTCGTATATGGATCTGGGCCTATTATGTTCGGTTTTTGCAATGCGGGTTTCGGCCTGAAAACCATAACCCAAACCCGGATAACTAGGTTCTGGACCAGGCCGAAAAAAAATTCTGCTCGGATGAACTTACCAACATCCCAAAGCTAGGTGAAGATGTTGGCAACCACTTAGAACTTTTGCCTCCTGTGCATCTTAAACTTAGTTAGAACTAATGGGAATTCATGCTTACGTGATCAAGGCATGGAATTTCCAAAACAGAGATGCTATTTATCAATGTTCTCTCGAGGATCCTGATgaaattatcaaatatatgcTACGAACTTGGAATGATACAAAAAGAAtgaattcaattagttaaagCAATACCTCGGAAAAAATGTTCTGAAGTGAGGCTGCTGGGAGCTGATTTAggaaattttgtaatttaaaaaaatagtaaatgttGGTTAAGAAATTTTGTAAGAAAAACTCTTTCACATTAGAATATCCTTTGGGAAACAATGATATGGTTACGAgcaatgttacatacagtctcTAAATGGAGACTGCAATACAAgtctagataattttatttttaaaaatttttaaaattataaaaatatccatcttaaaatgatattttttctcatttaataaaaggttTGTACATACAATCTCTAAAtgaagactgcaaatagaatttctcaatagGTATAAAGAAAAGTATAATATGTTAGTCCTAACTTTCCCTCCCTATATTTTTGTTTACCATTTCTTTGAGTGTTAAGGGCATAAGTCTGAAAAtttttgggcatttttttttatttcgctcattagaataaaattttttttacaagactttggttttgggcttttttatgaaattttaaaattacagtaatattttttttaaaatgatgttattttacTCTATTCAACAATGAGACTGGACATGCAGTCCCTCATTCaggattacaaataaaatttctcttcaaaTTCCGATTGAAGAAAGTTGCATTCGCCTTTCTCGAATCCAAATTGGCATTGCCAGCATACGCTGGCTCCCGCTCTGCCAATCTTGACTTGGGCTTGGACAAAAATTTTGTTGAGGTTTTTGATCGTACCTTTGTCAATTtaacttagaaaaatattttttttttgccgtACCAAACCAAGGTCTCCTCCTCTGGTGTTGTcgttgcttttctttttctatttttgttgggaGAGGGACGGGGGCTTTGTGATCATCAGCATGTTCTCTTTGGCTGGCTACTGTAATTATGGAAGGCTGCAGAGTTATAATCAATTTGCAAATATGAAAGTAGCTACGGATTCACGCATTACTTGCTCATTTATCGGCCCATTTGCAAGTTTAAATTGGCCAACTAAGATAATGACAATTTTCCCAGAAGCAAACAAGGGATTTGGTGAATTCAAGAAGTTGAAGGCAAGAACAGCATATAATGTGACTGTTAGCCTAGTTCCTAGAAATTTCATTTTTGCTGTCAATCTTGGGATCCATGGCTGGAGGATGAAGAAGTTTGAATTCATGTTACTCTGTTGAAGCACAATACGTTGGATGTTTTATGATTTAAGAAGAGATATTTACATCATTTGTGTCATCAGATCAGACAATTACATTTCAAAGTATGATATGCCTTGTCAATATGTTTTATAGTTAGAACTCTCTCGATCTTTAGTCTTTTGGGTTTATTGGAGTAAAACCATTATCCTTGATCTACTCACCCCTTTTCGAGTGTACAATCCACGGTAGAGAAGGAATCACTCTTGCAGCTTGACttcagttttttaaaaaaggaaggTCCGACCTGATCTGAATGGTTTGGGTTGGCGTGTTCCTAGTAAACGGTCTAGTCAGGTTGGGTTGGGTCCAAACCTGACTTGATGTGGTCGAGTTGCATGCCTAAGGGCATAAGTCTAAAAATTCTTgggcattttttatttcattcattaGAATAAAGGTTTTTTTTACGAGTCtttggttttgggcttttttgtAACCTCTTAActctttgtaaaaaattttcatccattaaaatttaaaaatgtggattttatttaaattttttcatttaagaaaatatattccaGATTATCTATCAGTTCTATTAGTATTGGGAACAATGGACTCATCTATCAATTGTGATAAGTTTGCAATTCACATCACCAAAACTTTATGTCCCTGACATGCTTGAATATTTGAAGTATgtcagaattttgtgaatagtagtaaatagtttcaattaaaatgttttattgaattttgaaaaatgagaaaaaaaaattgacttaaaatattataaagttaaaatttttttaaatataatttttgttttaacatttgaaaaagttgtattgttttttattttttattttgaaatttttaaaagttataatgattaggtaatgattaaattaaaaaattaaaaaatattttatatttaaatgatgttcaaaaaaaaaaattataaaaaattttaagaatttatcaTGTTTATCTCGTCTCATCACCTTAACATATAAGAACTAAGTCTCCTGGATGGTTGAATAGAACAATGATCCTCTAGCTGTGGCATAGTGTAATGATTAGATTCGGACTTGAAATGTAACATctcgtattttagtatatttttttaattgaaagattagttgttattaatttaaaaatttattctcttattttaaaattggttggatttttagtgggtttatttttatgattttaattttgtaaaaattattctgaagtgctttcttataattgattattgtaatacatttaaattgtttttcatattaaattaacttattgttgggtttaattatttattttcattttaatcattacgtttgaattattttatttcacttactgttttaaaatcgtttccgttggatctttttttgtgacccaagatgtgaggattggacctaatttctttccctacattttctcttttctttatcttttttttttccttcccttctttttcttttttttttctcctcccctgcttcccgcgcgccgcaacccccctccctctctccgtccatttctcttctcccccagcccgctgCCGTGTGCCGACGGTGACCAACACCTCCCCTCCTTCTCACCTCCCCTTCaaccggcgaccacctccctgtaatttcagccctcctcgcgccgccgttagcccccacacaccacacccaGCTGCAACATTCCTTGCGccactgcgccgccgtcgcaccacctctgACCACCATCTTCTCctcacatcatcctcgacctcctaagaacccaatggacccaaccccacctccgatctgtcaccggtgaagccccaccatcaatattttcattttgggtatttttgcacttcaaccaccctttgcgctgccacccacggcgaaccaccaccaccactagcttcaccgacatccctaggccctaccctatcaatctcgggtcttcgtttgcacccgtttaaaagtgggtctttgagacccacgccacagtgcatttggcactgttttgttgctgcgttgtcGCTTCGTACAGCTCCgtgatcttttaaaaattatattatggcattgtaagtattttccaaagaactcttgtgatttaaatgtatttctacgCTAATTCTtttttactgtgaatttattggttgtgccggactgagtccaaggagtaagggggttggttggattggatgatggagttgttggtgtgagattggtttatgctatgaaatttgttggctgtttcgggtttaaatactgatattttgagtttgacattggtcatggtgaatattggtgattttttaggaagtgatgatatattttgggattatgagggttttaagttttgagatattaaaataggttattttagaagtttaggcttaaatatcgaaatccgtaattgattgaaaacttacggacattatgtgattatttttataggtgtcgatttattttcgactcgacattttttaggaaaattctgaaaagctaagttctccaggtaagcggggctcctatgctagattttatacaagttaatagggttgaggttgattttatgaaaacttgcatattttgtgatatgatgggaacttgtgaaaataaatatcaacttcggtcacttatctgcattattcatgaaatctgtgtgaaaaaggaaaaatatgttcggacatgcattgtgtagacatgagctaaattctgtcatgtggtttctgaaatctgaaaaaagagcaatattgtgaatatgaaaagttgtgcatttatttagaaagatgttctggcttttgtgttcagtgtgtgtaaacttcctgattctgttttggtactctgtattattttgatataacatctgaaaacctttggcatggtgtactggttttcgtatctgactctgtctctgctttgctctgctctgctctgttatgctctgctctgtttg contains:
- the LOC109015162 gene encoding probable L-type lectin-domain containing receptor kinase I.5 — its product is MATVLRSLHLLTILYISSFPLYFAQDESQFIYNGFSQANLSLDGSAKIHRNGLLQLNNISNHQVGYAFYQFPIKFSTISSLSFSTNFVFAMVPQEPELGGHGIPFTISPSRNFDATAAAYLGLFDFSNNGHTSNHILAIELDTVESPEFEDIDKNHVGIDVNDLRSLVSAPETYYSNDERRNISLELISGNAMQLWIDYDEAEKLLNVTLAPIRTPKPNWPLLSRPINLSEIVLESMYVGFSASTGTLASDHYILGWSFNKSGQAQSLDISRLPTLPPRKKRIVAIRALLIVVVVLLITIIGAAYYFRRKKYEEVREEWESEYGTHRFSYKSLYKATKGFKAKEITGGGGFGKVYRGTLPSNEQIAVKRVSHDSQQGMEEFVAEIISMGRLRHRNLVRLLGYCRRRGELLLIYDYMPHGSLDRFLYSNGRKHLNWLQRFRIVRGVASGLLYLHEGWEQTVIHRDIKAGNVLLDAEMNGRLGDFGLARLYDHDTNSQTTLVAGTVGYLAPELTRTGRATTYTDVYAFGAFMLEVACGRKPIERMGMPEELVLVDWVFECWSKGDILRASDPRLEGNYVVEEMVLVLKIGLLCSHVNPVARPSMRQVMQFLNGDADLPNIPYDSASFGTFTSSETFDFLWSPPSSFV